In Mycobacterium sp. Aquia_216, a genomic segment contains:
- a CDS encoding FAD-dependent oxidoreductase has translation MPHVITQSCCNDGSCVFACPVNCIHPSPDEPGFATTEMLYIDPVACVDCGACVSACPVGAIAPDNRLEGKQLPFVEINASFYPDRPADVKLPPTSKLAPVIPAAAVQARRQPLTVAIVGSGPAAMYAADELLTQHGVRVNVFEKLPTPYGLVRAGVAPDHQNTKRVTRLFDRVSRHRHFRFYLNVEVGKHLSHADLLAHHHAVLYAVGAPDDRRLDIDGMGLPGTGTATELVAWINGHPDFTDLPVDLSHERVVIVGNGNVALDVARLLTADPEDLARTDISDRALEAFRHSAVREVVIAARRGPAHSAFTLPELIGLTGASDVVLDAGDHDLVARDLATASDTLTRNKLEILSKLGDASVPGLRPRIRLAYQLTPTRVLGEQRAAGVEFSITGTEDVRRIDAGLVLTSIGYRGKPIRDLPFDEPTSLVPNEGGRVVDPRSGRAVPGAYVAGWIKRGPTGFIGTNKSCSFQTVQAVVGDYNAGTLPDPVTKPDGLDQLVYARQPEVVDSAGWAAIDAAEIARGIDAGRPRNKFTDIADMLAAAATAPPAPKRRLLARLLG, from the coding sequence ATGCCGCACGTTATTACCCAGTCATGCTGTAACGACGGGTCCTGTGTCTTCGCCTGTCCGGTGAATTGCATTCACCCGTCACCGGATGAGCCGGGATTCGCGACGACCGAGATGCTTTACATCGATCCGGTCGCCTGCGTGGACTGCGGCGCATGTGTGAGCGCCTGCCCGGTTGGAGCGATCGCACCCGACAACCGGCTGGAAGGCAAGCAGCTGCCGTTCGTCGAGATCAACGCCTCGTTCTACCCGGACCGCCCGGCCGACGTGAAGCTGCCGCCGACGTCGAAGCTGGCTCCGGTGATCCCGGCCGCCGCAGTGCAAGCTCGCCGTCAGCCGCTCACTGTCGCGATCGTCGGGTCCGGTCCGGCGGCGATGTATGCCGCCGACGAATTGCTCACCCAGCACGGGGTGCGGGTCAACGTCTTCGAGAAGTTGCCCACGCCTTACGGTTTGGTGCGCGCGGGGGTGGCGCCCGATCACCAGAACACGAAGAGGGTGACCCGGCTCTTCGATCGGGTCTCCCGCCATCGCCACTTCCGCTTCTATCTCAATGTCGAGGTCGGCAAGCACCTGAGCCATGCCGACTTGCTGGCTCACCACCACGCCGTGCTGTACGCGGTCGGCGCGCCCGACGATCGCCGGCTCGACATCGACGGCATGGGTCTACCGGGGACCGGCACCGCCACCGAGCTCGTCGCGTGGATCAATGGCCATCCTGATTTCACCGATCTGCCAGTCGATCTCAGCCACGAACGCGTGGTGATCGTCGGTAATGGCAACGTCGCCCTCGACGTCGCCCGCCTGCTCACAGCGGACCCGGAGGACCTGGCCCGTACCGACATCTCCGACCGCGCGCTCGAGGCCTTCCGCCACTCCGCGGTCCGCGAGGTCGTCATCGCCGCACGGCGCGGCCCCGCCCACTCCGCGTTCACATTGCCCGAATTGATCGGTCTCACAGGCGCATCCGATGTCGTGCTCGATGCCGGCGACCACGACCTGGTGGCACGCGATCTCGCGACCGCATCGGACACGTTGACCCGAAACAAACTGGAGATCTTGAGCAAGCTCGGCGACGCTTCGGTTCCGGGACTTCGCCCGCGCATCCGGCTGGCCTATCAGCTCACCCCCACGCGCGTGCTGGGTGAGCAGCGTGCCGCCGGCGTGGAGTTCTCGATCACCGGCACCGAAGACGTGCGCCGGATCGATGCTGGCCTGGTGCTGACATCGATTGGATACCGCGGCAAGCCGATTCGTGATCTCCCGTTCGACGAGCCGACGTCCCTGGTCCCGAACGAGGGTGGCCGTGTCGTCGATCCCAGATCCGGCCGGGCCGTGCCCGGTGCCTACGTCGCGGGGTGGATCAAGCGCGGCCCGACCGGATTCATCGGCACCAACAAGTCCTGCTCGTTCCAGACCGTCCAGGCCGTGGTCGGCGATTACAACGCCGGCACGCTGCCCGACCCGGTGACCAAGCCGGACGGGCTGGACCAGTTGGTGTACGCCCGACAGCCCGAAGTCGTCGACTCCGCGGGATGGGCCGCCATCGACGCCGCGGAGATCGCCCGTGGCATCGACGCCGGCCGGCCGCGAAACAAATTCACCGACATCGCCGACATGCTTGCGGCCGCGGCGACGGCGCCCCCGGCGCCGAAACGGCGGCTGCTCGCGCGGCTGCTCGGCTAG
- the serC gene encoding phosphoserine transaminase, translating to MADQLQIPADLKPRDGRFGCGPSKVRPEQLQALTTTAAALFGTSHRQAPVKNLVGRVRKGVSELFSVPDGYEVILGNGGATAFWDSAAFGLIDKRSLHLTYGEFSSKFASAVAANPFVGDPIIVKADAGSAPEPQTDPSVDVIAWAHNETSTGVAVPIRRPAGSGDALVVIDATSGAGGLPVDISDTDAYYFSPQKNFASDGGLWLAVLSPAALARVEAIAGSGRWVPDFLSLPIAIENSLKDQTYNTPAIGTLALMAEQLDWLLGNGGLDWAVKRTADSSQRLYSWAQERPYTTPFVTDPALRSQVVGTIDFVDDVDAAAVAKILRANGIVDTEPYRKLGRNQLRIAMFPAVDPDDVSALTQCVDWVVERL from the coding sequence ATGGCTGACCAGCTCCAGATTCCCGCTGACCTCAAACCCCGTGACGGCCGCTTCGGGTGCGGCCCCTCCAAGGTCCGACCCGAGCAATTGCAGGCGCTGACCACTACCGCGGCCGCGCTGTTCGGCACCTCGCACCGGCAGGCGCCGGTCAAGAATTTGGTGGGCCGGGTGCGTAAGGGGGTCTCGGAGCTTTTCTCGGTGCCGGACGGGTACGAGGTCATTTTGGGCAACGGCGGCGCGACCGCGTTCTGGGACTCGGCCGCGTTCGGACTGATCGACAAGCGCTCGCTGCACCTCACCTATGGCGAGTTCAGCTCGAAGTTCGCCTCCGCGGTCGCCGCCAACCCGTTCGTCGGGGACCCGATCATCGTCAAGGCCGACGCGGGCAGCGCACCCGAGCCGCAAACGGATCCGTCGGTCGACGTGATCGCATGGGCGCACAACGAGACGTCGACCGGTGTCGCGGTCCCGATCCGGCGCCCGGCCGGTTCCGGCGACGCGCTCGTCGTCATCGACGCGACATCCGGCGCCGGCGGGCTCCCGGTCGACATCAGCGACACCGATGCCTACTACTTCTCGCCGCAAAAAAACTTCGCCAGCGACGGCGGACTGTGGCTGGCCGTCCTGAGCCCCGCCGCGCTAGCCCGGGTCGAGGCGATCGCCGGGTCCGGTCGCTGGGTTCCCGACTTCCTGTCGCTGCCGATCGCGATCGAGAACAGCCTCAAGGATCAGACGTACAACACGCCCGCGATCGGCACCCTGGCGCTGATGGCCGAACAGCTCGACTGGCTGCTGGGCAACGGCGGACTGGACTGGGCGGTCAAGCGCACAGCGGACTCGTCGCAGCGGTTGTATTCATGGGCGCAGGAGCGGCCCTACACCACACCCTTTGTCACCGACCCGGCGCTGCGCTCCCAGGTGGTGGGCACGATCGATTTCGTCGACGACGTCGACGCCGCGGCGGTGGCCAAGATTTTGCGGGCTAACGGGATCGTCGACACGGAGCCGTACCGCAAACTCGGCCGCAACCAGTTGCGGATCGCCATGTTCCCCGCGGTCGACCCCGACGATGTCAGCGCGTTGACGCAGTGCGTCGATTGGGTTGTCGAACGGCTTTAG
- a CDS encoding citrate synthase 2 produces the protein MTVVPEDFVPGLEGVVAFTTEIAEPDKDGGALRYRGVDIQDLVNQQVTFGDVWALLVDGRFGHGLPPAEPFPLPIHTGDVRVDVQAGLAMLAPIWGYKPLLDTDEPTARDQLARASVMALSYVAQSARGIYQPAVPQRVIDECQTVTARFMTRWQGEPDPKHVEAIDAYWVSAAEHGMNASTFTARVIASTGADVAASLSGAIGAMSGPLHGGAPARVLPMLEEVERTGDARGLVKKILDSGDKLMGFGHRVYRAEDPRARVLRSTAERLGAPRHQVAVALEQAALAELRDRRPDRAIETNVEFWAAVILDFAQVPANMMPAMFTCGRTAGWCAHILEQKRLGKLVRPSAIYVGPSPRGPESVEGWDRVLTHA, from the coding sequence ATGACTGTGGTCCCGGAAGACTTTGTGCCCGGCCTCGAAGGCGTCGTCGCCTTCACCACCGAGATCGCCGAGCCCGATAAGGACGGCGGCGCGCTGCGCTACCGCGGCGTCGACATCCAAGATCTGGTCAATCAGCAGGTGACATTCGGTGACGTCTGGGCGCTGCTGGTCGACGGGAGGTTCGGCCACGGTTTGCCGCCCGCCGAGCCGTTCCCGTTGCCGATCCACACCGGCGATGTCCGCGTCGACGTGCAGGCCGGCCTGGCGATGTTGGCGCCGATCTGGGGATACAAGCCGCTGCTCGACACCGACGAACCCACCGCGCGCGACCAGCTGGCCCGGGCCTCGGTGATGGCACTGTCCTACGTCGCGCAGTCCGCGCGCGGGATTTACCAGCCGGCCGTTCCGCAACGGGTCATCGACGAATGCCAAACGGTCACAGCGCGTTTCATGACTCGCTGGCAGGGCGAGCCCGACCCGAAGCACGTCGAGGCCATCGACGCCTACTGGGTGTCGGCCGCCGAGCACGGCATGAACGCCTCAACCTTCACCGCGCGGGTGATCGCGTCCACCGGCGCCGACGTGGCCGCGTCGCTGTCCGGGGCGATCGGGGCGATGAGCGGACCGCTGCACGGCGGTGCGCCGGCGCGGGTGCTGCCGATGCTCGAAGAGGTCGAGCGCACCGGCGACGCACGTGGCCTGGTCAAGAAGATCCTGGACAGCGGCGACAAGCTGATGGGATTCGGACACCGGGTCTACCGCGCGGAAGACCCGCGGGCGCGAGTACTGCGCTCGACCGCCGAGCGCCTCGGCGCGCCACGCCACCAGGTCGCGGTCGCGCTGGAGCAGGCCGCCCTGGCCGAGCTGCGCGACCGGCGTCCGGACCGGGCCATCGAGACCAACGTCGAGTTCTGGGCCGCGGTCATCCTCGACTTCGCCCAGGTGCCGGCCAACATGATGCCGGCGATGTTCACCTGTGGGCGTACCGCGGGCTGGTGTGCCCACATCCTCGAGCAGAAGCGGCTCGGGAAGCTGGTGCGCCCGTCCGCCATCTACGTGGGCCCGAGCCCGCGCGGCCCCGAGTCCGTCGAGGGCTGGGATCGGGTTCTCACCCACGCTTAG
- a CDS encoding citrate synthase, giving the protein MADTDDTATLKYPGGEIDLQIVSATEGADGIALGPLLSKTGYTTFDNGFVNTSACKSSITYIDGDAGILRYRGIPIEQLAEKSTFIEVSYLLIYGELPTTDQLADFTNRIQLHTMLHEDLKRFFDGFPRNAHPMPVLSSAVNALSAYYPDSLDPTDNEDVELSTIRLLAKLPTIAAYAYKKSVGQPFLYPDNSLSLVENFLRMTFGLPAEPYQADPEVVRALDLLLILHADHEQNCSTSTVRLVGSSQANLFTSISGGINALWGPLHGGANQAVLEMLEQIRESGDDVSEFVRKVKNREEGVKLMGFGHRVYKNYDPRARIVKEQADKILAKLGGDPLLDIAKQLEEAALTDDYFIERKLYPNVDFYTGLIYRALGFPVRMFTVLFALGRLPGWIAHWREMHDEGDSKIGRPRQIYTGYTERDYAPIDGR; this is encoded by the coding sequence GTGGCCGACACCGACGACACCGCAACTCTGAAGTACCCAGGGGGCGAGATAGATCTGCAGATCGTCAGCGCCACCGAAGGAGCTGACGGTATTGCTCTCGGCCCGCTGTTGTCGAAGACCGGCTACACGACGTTCGACAACGGCTTCGTCAATACCTCCGCCTGCAAGAGTTCGATCACGTACATCGACGGCGACGCGGGCATCCTGCGCTACCGCGGTATCCCGATCGAGCAGCTCGCGGAGAAGTCGACCTTCATCGAGGTCTCGTACTTGCTGATCTACGGCGAGCTGCCGACCACCGACCAGCTCGCCGACTTCACCAACCGGATCCAGCTGCACACGATGCTGCACGAGGACCTGAAGCGGTTCTTCGACGGCTTCCCGCGCAACGCGCACCCGATGCCGGTGCTCTCCAGCGCTGTCAACGCGCTGTCCGCGTACTACCCCGACTCGCTTGACCCCACCGACAACGAGGACGTAGAGCTGTCCACGATCCGGCTGCTGGCCAAGCTGCCGACGATCGCCGCCTATGCCTACAAAAAGTCCGTCGGTCAGCCGTTCCTCTACCCGGACAACTCGTTGTCGCTGGTCGAGAACTTCCTGCGGATGACGTTCGGGCTGCCCGCCGAGCCCTACCAGGCCGACCCCGAGGTAGTGCGGGCGCTGGACCTGCTGCTCATCCTGCACGCCGACCACGAGCAGAACTGCTCGACGTCGACCGTTCGGCTGGTGGGGTCGTCGCAGGCCAACCTGTTCACCTCGATCTCCGGTGGCATCAACGCGCTGTGGGGGCCGCTACACGGCGGTGCCAACCAGGCCGTGCTCGAGATGCTCGAACAGATCCGCGAGAGCGGCGACGACGTCAGCGAGTTCGTCCGCAAGGTGAAAAACCGCGAAGAGGGCGTCAAGCTGATGGGCTTCGGCCACCGGGTCTACAAGAACTACGACCCGCGGGCCCGGATCGTCAAGGAGCAGGCCGACAAGATCCTGGCCAAGCTCGGCGGCGACCCGTTGCTGGACATCGCCAAGCAGCTCGAAGAGGCCGCGCTGACCGACGATTACTTCATCGAGCGCAAGCTGTACCCGAACGTCGACTTCTACACCGGGCTGATCTATCGGGCCCTCGGGTTCCCGGTCCGGATGTTCACCGTGCTGTTCGCGTTGGGCCGGCTTCCCGGCTGGATCGCGCATTGGCGCGAGATGCACGACGAGGGTGACAGCAAGATCGGCCGTCCACGCCAGATCTACACCGGCTACACCGAACGGGACTATGCGCCCATCGACGGCCGGTAG
- a CDS encoding TrmH family RNA methyltransferase, producing the protein MSPSLDVQDVSDPDDPRLDDFRDLNSIDRRPDLPTGKGLVIAEGVLVVQRMLISRFTPHALLGTERRLEELQGDLAGATGLTAPFYRTSADVMAQVVGFHLNRGVLAAARRVAEPGVEQLVAGARTIAVLEGVNDHENLGSIFRNAAGLGVDAVVFGSGCADPLYRRAVRVSMGHALLVPYARSANWPADLGLLKESGFRLLAMTPDGEACALAEAMAGARDARIAVLVGAEGPGLTPATLRLSDIRVRIPMSRGTDSLNVATAAALAFYERVAR; encoded by the coding sequence GTGAGCCCGAGCCTGGATGTCCAGGACGTCAGCGACCCCGACGACCCGCGGCTCGACGATTTCCGCGATCTGAACAGCATCGACCGGCGCCCCGATCTGCCCACCGGCAAAGGGCTGGTGATCGCCGAGGGCGTGCTGGTCGTGCAGCGCATGCTGATATCCCGGTTCACCCCGCACGCCCTGCTCGGCACCGAGCGCAGGCTCGAGGAGCTCCAAGGCGACCTGGCCGGCGCGACCGGCTTGACGGCGCCGTTCTACCGAACCTCCGCCGATGTCATGGCGCAGGTGGTCGGCTTCCACCTCAACCGCGGGGTGCTGGCCGCCGCGAGACGGGTGGCCGAGCCGGGCGTCGAGCAGCTCGTCGCGGGCGCGCGGACCATCGCCGTGCTCGAAGGTGTCAACGACCACGAGAACCTGGGCTCGATCTTCCGCAACGCGGCGGGGCTGGGCGTGGACGCGGTGGTGTTCGGCAGCGGCTGCGCCGACCCGCTCTACCGTCGTGCGGTTCGGGTGTCGATGGGGCATGCGCTGCTGGTGCCGTATGCCCGTTCCGCGAACTGGCCCGCCGATCTCGGGCTGCTGAAAGAAAGCGGATTCCGGCTGCTGGCGATGACCCCGGACGGCGAGGCGTGCGCGCTGGCCGAGGCGATGGCGGGCGCGCGCGACGCCCGGATCGCGGTGCTAGTGGGAGCCGAAGGGCCGGGGTTGACCCCGGCTACCCTGCGCCTCAGCGATATTCGGGTACGCATCCCGATGTCACGCGGCACGGACTCGCTCAACGTCGCGACTGCCGCAGCGTTGGCGTTCTACGAGCGGGTCGCCCGATGA
- the sepH gene encoding septation protein SepH, whose product MRELKVVGLDADSKYIVCESDDPAEQFKLAADDRLRDLVRKEAAPPEQPHLDIEVTNMLSPKEIQAKIRAGASVEQVAAASGSDISRVRRFAHPVLLERFRAAELATAAHPMLADGPAVMTLLETVSTAMVARGLDPSGLSWDAWRNEDNRWTVQLAWKVGRSDNLAHFCFMPGAHGGTVTAIDDGASELIDPDFERPLRPLARVAHVEFDEPAAAAPTQPVPATSSEPPVHSRRGKPVIPAWEDVLLGVRSGGQR is encoded by the coding sequence ATGCGGGAACTCAAAGTGGTTGGGCTCGACGCCGACAGCAAATACATCGTGTGCGAGAGTGATGACCCCGCGGAGCAATTCAAGCTGGCGGCCGACGATCGACTGCGGGACCTGGTGCGCAAGGAAGCGGCGCCGCCGGAGCAACCGCACCTCGACATCGAGGTCACTAACATGCTGAGCCCCAAGGAAATTCAGGCCAAGATCCGGGCCGGCGCGTCCGTCGAGCAGGTGGCCGCGGCGTCGGGCTCAGACATTTCGCGGGTCCGCCGCTTCGCTCACCCGGTGTTGCTGGAGCGTTTCCGCGCCGCGGAGCTGGCAACGGCCGCACATCCCATGCTCGCCGACGGCCCCGCGGTGATGACCCTGCTGGAGACGGTGAGCACCGCAATGGTCGCGCGCGGCCTGGACCCCAGCGGACTCAGCTGGGACGCGTGGCGCAACGAGGACAACCGCTGGACCGTGCAACTGGCGTGGAAGGTCGGCCGCTCCGACAACCTGGCACACTTCTGCTTCATGCCCGGCGCCCACGGTGGAACCGTCACCGCGATCGACGATGGGGCGAGCGAGCTGATCGACCCGGACTTCGAGCGCCCGCTGCGCCCGCTTGCCCGCGTGGCCCACGTCGAGTTCGACGAACCCGCTGCGGCAGCGCCCACGCAGCCGGTACCCGCCACGTCGTCGGAGCCGCCGGTGCACAGCCGCCGGGGCAAGCCGGTCATTCCGGCGTGGGAGGACGTGCTGCTCGGCGTGCGCTCGGGCGGACAGCGCTAG
- the pdxH gene encoding pyridoxamine 5'-phosphate oxidase, whose product MRVEYGSAERDGSADLDASWLADGWLPLLRTWIEDAERFGVSEPNAMVLATVAHGKPVSRSVLCKSVDETGITFFSNYDSAKGIELAQTPYASATFPWYLLGRQVHVRGAVTKVDPQATEDYWSKRPRGSQLGAWASHQSQPIASRAALLEQLADVTARFADSENVPVPPNWGGYLIAPEVVEFWQGRENRLHNRIRVVGGQVERLQP is encoded by the coding sequence ATGCGCGTGGAGTACGGGTCAGCGGAGCGCGACGGCAGTGCGGACCTCGACGCTTCCTGGCTCGCCGACGGGTGGCTCCCGTTGCTGCGGACGTGGATTGAAGATGCCGAGCGTTTCGGGGTCTCCGAGCCCAACGCGATGGTGCTGGCGACCGTCGCGCACGGCAAGCCGGTGAGCCGCTCGGTGCTGTGCAAGAGCGTCGATGAGACAGGGATCACCTTTTTCTCCAACTACGACTCGGCCAAAGGGATCGAGCTAGCCCAGACGCCGTACGCGTCGGCCACCTTTCCCTGGTACCTGCTCGGTCGGCAGGTCCACGTCCGGGGTGCGGTGACCAAGGTCGATCCGCAGGCCACCGAGGACTACTGGTCCAAGCGGCCGCGCGGCTCGCAGCTGGGCGCCTGGGCGTCGCACCAGTCGCAGCCGATCGCGTCCCGGGCGGCACTGCTCGAACAGCTGGCGGACGTGACCGCTCGCTTCGCAGACTCGGAGAACGTCCCGGTACCGCCGAATTGGGGTGGGTACCTGATCGCGCCCGAGGTGGTCGAATTCTGGCAGGGCCGAGAAAACCGGCTGCATAACCGCATTCGGGTCGTCGGCGGTCAGGTCGAACGGTTGCAGCCCTGA
- a CDS encoding VOC family protein, with the protein MAINIEPAVAPHLVVDDAAAAIDFYVKAFGAEELGRVPRPDGKLVHAAVRINGFLVMLNDDFPEMCGGKSMTPKSLGGTPVTIHLTVTDVDAKFQRALDAGATVVIPVEDQFWGDRYGMVADPFGHHWSLGQPVREVSMDEIQAAMSGS; encoded by the coding sequence ATGGCCATCAACATCGAACCCGCAGTAGCCCCGCACCTCGTCGTTGACGACGCGGCCGCGGCGATCGACTTCTACGTCAAGGCTTTTGGAGCCGAGGAACTAGGACGCGTGCCCCGTCCGGATGGCAAATTGGTGCACGCCGCGGTGCGCATCAACGGTTTCCTGGTGATGCTCAACGACGACTTCCCGGAGATGTGCGGCGGCAAGTCGATGACCCCGAAGTCCCTGGGCGGCACCCCGGTGACGATCCACCTCACCGTGACCGACGTCGATGCCAAGTTCCAGCGGGCGCTGGACGCCGGCGCCACCGTCGTCATCCCGGTGGAGGACCAGTTCTGGGGCGACCGCTACGGCATGGTCGCGGACCCGTTCGGCCACCACTGGTCGTTGGGGCAGCCGGTGCGCGAGGTCAGCATGGACGAAATCCAGGCCGCGATGTCGGGCAGCTAG
- a CDS encoding DUF2537 domain-containing protein: MSDKLGQRTQSVPWATGLTVAGFVAAVTGAAVVVLSLGLVRVHSLLAVGLNVVAAGGLAPTLWGWRRTPVLRWFVLGAGVGVTVAWLTLLALTLS; the protein is encoded by the coding sequence GTGAGCGACAAACTCGGCCAGCGCACCCAGTCTGTGCCCTGGGCAACGGGTTTGACGGTAGCGGGGTTTGTCGCCGCGGTGACCGGCGCCGCGGTCGTGGTGCTGAGTCTCGGGCTGGTTCGGGTGCATTCACTGTTGGCCGTCGGGCTCAATGTGGTGGCCGCCGGCGGACTGGCGCCAACGCTGTGGGGGTGGCGGCGCACCCCGGTTCTGCGCTGGTTTGTGCTGGGCGCCGGAGTGGGTGTGACGGTCGCGTGGCTGACGCTGCTCGCCCTCACGCTGTCGTAG
- a CDS encoding AurF N-oxygenase family protein, translating into MARTRMVRRWRKKMEVRDDAEYVDMLATLSEGSVRRNFNPYTDIDWESPEFAVTENDPRWILPATDPLGRHPWYQAQSEERQIKIGMWRQANVAKVGLHFESILIRGLMNYTFWVPNGSPEYRYCLHESVEECNHTLMFQEMVNRIGADVPGMPRMLKWVSPLIPLAAGPLPIAFFIGVLAGEEPIDHTQKNVLREGKSLHPIMERVMAIHVAEEARHISFAHEFLRKRLPDLTKRQRFWTALFLPLTMKVLCRAIVVPPKSFWREFDIPREVKKELFFRSPESRKWLSDMFGDVRMLAYDTGLMENRSARLMWRICKINGKPSRYRSEPQRQHLTAVPAA; encoded by the coding sequence ATGGCTAGGACGCGAATGGTCCGTCGCTGGCGCAAGAAGATGGAAGTGCGCGACGACGCCGAATACGTTGACATGCTCGCCACACTGTCTGAGGGGTCTGTGCGGCGGAACTTCAACCCGTACACCGATATCGATTGGGAGTCACCGGAGTTCGCCGTCACCGAGAACGATCCTCGGTGGATCCTTCCGGCGACGGACCCGCTCGGCCGCCACCCCTGGTACCAGGCCCAGTCCGAAGAGCGCCAGATCAAGATCGGCATGTGGCGCCAGGCGAACGTGGCCAAGGTGGGCCTGCACTTCGAGTCGATCCTGATCCGTGGCCTGATGAACTACACCTTCTGGGTGCCCAACGGCTCCCCGGAATATCGGTACTGCTTGCACGAATCGGTCGAAGAGTGCAACCACACCCTGATGTTTCAGGAGATGGTCAACCGGATCGGCGCGGATGTCCCCGGCATGCCGCGGATGCTGAAGTGGGTCTCGCCGTTGATTCCGCTGGCCGCCGGACCGTTGCCGATCGCGTTCTTCATCGGCGTGCTGGCCGGCGAGGAACCCATTGACCACACGCAGAAAAATGTGCTGCGCGAAGGCAAGTCGCTGCATCCGATCATGGAACGGGTGATGGCGATTCACGTGGCCGAGGAGGCGCGGCACATTTCGTTCGCGCACGAGTTCCTGCGGAAGCGGCTGCCGGATTTGACCAAAAGGCAGCGGTTCTGGACCGCGCTGTTCTTGCCGCTGACGATGAAGGTGTTGTGTCGGGCAATTGTGGTGCCGCCCAAATCCTTCTGGCGCGAGTTCGACATCCCGCGCGAGGTCAAGAAGGAACTGTTCTTCCGGTCGCCGGAATCGCGCAAGTGGCTCAGTGACATGTTTGGCGATGTGCGGATGTTGGCCTACGACACCGGCCTGATGGAAAACCGCTCGGCACGGCTGATGTGGCGGATCTGCAAGATCAACGGCAAGCCGTCGCGTTACCGCAGCGAGCCGCAGCGCCAGCACCTGACCGCTGTCCCGGCCGCATAG